A window of Hymenobacter aerilatus contains these coding sequences:
- a CDS encoding cell shape-determining protein MreB translates to MKRIPRLLLMLMLAGAATATTSCNDDNDTAAVNPSGPTDAQGRVILQGNITANRKLVASEKYILQGPVYVTRGVTLEIEPGTVIMGDRTNKGALIIERGAIIRAEGTKERPIVFTSSQAPGTRNYGDWGGLIIAGEAPINRPLEATKMEGGITSGPQGGAFGGTNPTDNSGIIRYVRIEFAGVPLTSEPNSEINGLTLYGVGSGTTIDYVQVSYCGDDSFEWFGGTVNAKHLVAHRGWDDDFDTDLGFTGKIQYAVSLRDPQYADQSSSNGFESDNYNPGTPATGAPTENNGLPLTAPVFSNVSIFVTGGAPPVGTLSGSGPYQSAMHLRRNTSLSVFNSVFVGYPEGLRLDGTTTWANVQNNGMQIAGVTLANMNTPIRAAANTGTGAFTDADVQTWFNGTGKNNAVVTQANLGTLGLNTNNFNLTAPNFLLSSSSSLLTGAVFTGKAADSFFEKVTYRGAFNGSDNWLQGWTNFDPQNTTY, encoded by the coding sequence ATGAAACGCATTCCTCGCCTTCTGTTGATGCTGATGCTGGCTGGTGCTGCCACTGCCACAACAAGTTGCAACGACGACAATGACACCGCTGCGGTAAATCCTTCCGGTCCTACCGATGCCCAAGGACGAGTAATACTACAAGGTAATATCACGGCCAATCGCAAGCTGGTAGCCAGCGAAAAATACATTCTACAAGGCCCTGTTTATGTAACGCGTGGTGTGACGTTAGAAATTGAACCCGGTACAGTTATTATGGGCGACCGTACTAACAAGGGGGCTCTGATTATTGAAAGAGGCGCAATCATTCGGGCTGAGGGCACCAAAGAACGGCCTATTGTATTTACGTCGTCACAAGCGCCAGGCACCCGCAACTACGGCGACTGGGGAGGGCTCATAATAGCAGGAGAAGCTCCCATCAACCGACCGCTTGAGGCTACGAAGATGGAGGGTGGAATAACGTCAGGACCACAGGGCGGGGCCTTTGGCGGTACGAATCCTACGGATAACTCGGGTATTATACGATACGTGCGCATTGAGTTTGCTGGGGTACCACTCACATCAGAGCCGAATAGCGAAATCAACGGGCTGACATTATATGGAGTAGGCTCGGGTACTACTATCGACTACGTACAGGTATCCTACTGCGGGGATGACTCCTTCGAATGGTTTGGCGGCACCGTAAATGCTAAGCACTTGGTTGCGCATCGCGGCTGGGATGATGACTTCGATACCGACCTAGGCTTTACCGGTAAGATTCAATACGCCGTATCGCTGCGTGACCCACAGTATGCTGACCAATCGAGTTCCAACGGTTTTGAATCGGACAACTACAATCCTGGCACGCCTGCTACGGGCGCCCCAACCGAGAATAATGGCCTACCCCTCACGGCCCCTGTATTCAGCAACGTCAGCATCTTCGTAACGGGAGGTGCACCACCTGTCGGCACCTTGTCAGGTAGTGGCCCGTATCAGTCGGCTATGCACCTGCGTCGTAATACGTCTCTCAGTGTATTCAACTCAGTATTTGTAGGTTACCCCGAAGGTTTACGCTTAGATGGTACTACTACATGGGCCAACGTACAAAACAATGGTATGCAAATAGCTGGCGTAACGCTGGCTAACATGAACACGCCAATACGCGCCGCCGCCAACACCGGCACGGGTGCCTTCACCGACGCCGACGTACAAACCTGGTTTAATGGCACGGGCAAGAACAACGCGGTAGTAACGCAGGCCAACCTGGGCACGCTGGGTTTGAACACTAACAACTTCAACCTGACGGCACCTAACTTCCTGCTATCTAGCTCTTCTTCGCTGCTGACAGGGGCCGTGTTTACGGGCAAAGCTGCCGACAGCTTCTTCGAAAAGGTAACCTACCGCGGCGCCTTCAACGGTTCCGATAACTGGCTGCAAGGCTGGACCAACTTCGATCCGCAGAACACGACGTACTAA
- a CDS encoding TonB-dependent receptor, whose amino-acid sequence MRHPLTLLFFLLSSLTAFAQTGTIRGTVKDATTQEPLIGASVGVVGTSLGASTDLDGGFTVSNVPEGTYSLAVSSVSYEKKTIPGLTVAPGKVVVVNTALSSSSQSLGEVVVTAQRRTNTEVAVISEVRNAQLVAVGVSAEQIVKSQDRDAAQVARRVPGVSIADNRFILVRGLTQRYNAVMLNDVLTPSSEVDTRAFSFDMIPSSVIDRMLIYKSGSAELPGDFAGGVIKVYTKRAPEENFTNLSVLGGYRAGTTGKSVQQTQRGKLDFIGFGDGDRAIPNSWPGFRGLVRENYSNQQRAELANQLPNTWGLQSKTVAPDLRMSFNMGRRFELGEKQAGTLTSINYANYHQQADVSLRTYEVGNNNVLATDYRDNLYDSEVRVGVVQNFWLRLNARNTLEFKNLFNQLGTSETVVREGANNPSSTDERSYSQRFESRSIYSGQLVGQHELANYRTKIGWASGFSYTLRKEPDWRRVRYTRPLANAGSSEQSVPYSVAIPVNPVLTDAGRYFSNLNERVVTLTGDLTHALGLLDSVKNESKFKLKAGFYAERKDRDFTARFFGYQGIGPATNNSRTLPVGEVFAPANVTGNTGGLSLEEGTTPDNRYTASNTLAAAYASLTLPLGKFIGTAGFRGEYNDQRLNGFLYTGPSVTGGQKLFSPLPSLNLTYNLNDKSLVRAAYASTINRPEFRELAPFIFYDFNLNSVNLGNTALKTATIQNVDLRWELYPSTNEQITVGAFYKHFNNAIESYLLQTAGGPTSLNYAFTNSKEAITYGVEAEVRKSLVGLTESLFLQRLSFVGNASYLYSRINLGERILLPTQSGSVTEATPDESQRDRALQNQSPYLINLNAYYTDEERGTQISLLYNVAGPRIFAVGNDLVPNVYEAPRNVLDLVVTQRIRKNWELRAAYQDIFNQRVRLVQDVNRNARIDSNDLDVRVFRRGSYGTLGLTYSF is encoded by the coding sequence ATGCGGCACCCTCTTACTCTACTATTTTTTCTGCTGAGCAGCCTCACGGCCTTTGCTCAAACCGGTACTATTCGGGGTACCGTGAAAGATGCTACCACACAAGAGCCTCTGATTGGGGCCAGCGTGGGTGTTGTGGGCACTTCCTTGGGTGCCTCTACGGACTTGGATGGGGGCTTCACGGTAAGCAACGTACCGGAAGGCACTTACTCGCTGGCCGTTAGCTCGGTTTCGTACGAGAAGAAAACTATTCCGGGTCTAACCGTGGCGCCTGGCAAAGTGGTGGTGGTGAATACGGCCCTCAGCAGCTCTTCGCAGTCGCTGGGCGAGGTGGTCGTGACGGCTCAACGCCGCACCAACACCGAAGTAGCCGTTATTTCGGAGGTGCGCAATGCCCAGCTGGTAGCAGTGGGTGTATCGGCCGAGCAGATTGTGAAGTCGCAGGACCGCGACGCTGCCCAGGTAGCGCGGCGTGTGCCGGGCGTGTCTATTGCCGACAACCGCTTCATCTTGGTGCGCGGCCTTACGCAGCGCTACAATGCGGTGATGCTAAACGATGTGCTCACGCCCAGCTCGGAAGTTGACACGCGCGCTTTCTCCTTTGATATGATTCCCAGCAGCGTGATTGACCGCATGCTGATCTACAAATCGGGCTCGGCGGAGCTGCCCGGCGACTTTGCCGGTGGGGTCATCAAAGTATACACCAAACGGGCACCGGAGGAAAACTTCACCAACCTAAGCGTGCTGGGCGGCTACCGCGCTGGTACTACGGGCAAATCGGTGCAGCAGACCCAACGGGGCAAACTGGACTTTATTGGCTTCGGCGACGGAGACCGGGCTATTCCGAATAGCTGGCCGGGCTTCCGGGGGTTGGTAAGAGAAAACTACAGCAACCAGCAGCGGGCTGAACTGGCAAACCAACTCCCCAACACCTGGGGTCTACAGTCGAAAACCGTTGCTCCCGACCTGCGCATGTCGTTTAACATGGGCCGGCGCTTTGAGCTGGGCGAGAAACAAGCCGGTACCCTCACCAGCATCAACTACGCCAACTACCATCAGCAAGCCGATGTTTCGCTGAGAACTTATGAGGTAGGAAATAATAACGTTCTAGCCACCGACTACCGCGACAATTTGTACGATAGTGAGGTGCGTGTAGGGGTAGTACAAAACTTCTGGCTGCGCCTAAATGCCCGTAATACCCTTGAATTCAAAAACCTATTTAACCAATTAGGTACTTCTGAAACGGTAGTCCGCGAAGGAGCAAATAATCCTTCTTCTACAGATGAGCGCTCTTACTCTCAGCGTTTTGAGAGTCGCAGCATCTATTCGGGGCAGTTAGTAGGCCAACACGAGCTAGCTAACTACCGTACCAAAATTGGCTGGGCGAGCGGCTTCTCCTATACCTTGCGCAAAGAGCCCGACTGGCGTCGGGTGCGCTACACCCGTCCGCTGGCTAATGCTGGCTCCAGCGAACAATCGGTGCCTTACTCAGTTGCTATCCCTGTTAACCCAGTTCTGACAGATGCAGGCCGTTACTTCTCAAACCTCAATGAGCGGGTAGTAACCCTTACCGGCGACCTGACGCACGCCTTGGGTCTGCTGGACTCAGTAAAGAACGAGAGCAAGTTTAAGCTGAAAGCCGGCTTCTATGCTGAGCGTAAAGACCGGGATTTTACGGCCCGCTTCTTTGGCTACCAAGGTATAGGCCCTGCCACGAATAACAGCCGCACATTACCTGTGGGCGAGGTGTTTGCCCCCGCAAACGTGACTGGCAATACCGGTGGCCTTTCGTTGGAAGAGGGTACTACCCCCGACAACCGCTACACGGCTAGCAACACGTTGGCGGCTGCCTACGCTAGCCTTACGCTGCCGCTGGGCAAGTTCATAGGTACGGCCGGCTTCCGGGGCGAGTACAACGACCAGCGCTTGAATGGCTTTCTCTACACCGGCCCTTCGGTTACCGGCGGTCAGAAGCTGTTCAGCCCGCTGCCTTCGCTAAACCTGACTTACAACCTGAATGATAAGTCCTTGGTACGAGCCGCTTATGCTTCTACCATCAACCGACCCGAGTTCCGGGAATTGGCACCATTTATCTTCTACGACTTCAATCTAAATTCGGTAAACCTAGGCAACACTGCTCTGAAAACGGCTACTATTCAGAACGTTGACCTGCGATGGGAGCTATACCCTTCGACCAATGAACAAATTACGGTAGGTGCCTTCTACAAGCATTTCAACAACGCCATTGAATCGTACCTGTTGCAAACCGCTGGGGGCCCTACTTCTTTGAACTACGCCTTCACTAACTCGAAGGAAGCAATCACCTATGGCGTGGAAGCCGAAGTGCGCAAGTCGCTGGTAGGCCTCACGGAGTCGCTGTTCCTGCAACGCTTATCGTTTGTCGGCAACGCCTCCTATCTCTACAGCCGCATCAATTTGGGTGAGCGTATTCTACTGCCAACGCAGAGCGGTAGCGTAACGGAGGCGACGCCGGATGAGTCGCAACGAGACCGGGCACTACAAAACCAATCTCCCTACCTAATTAACCTGAACGCCTACTATACCGACGAAGAACGGGGTACGCAAATTAGCTTGCTCTATAATGTGGCGGGTCCCCGAATCTTTGCTGTGGGTAACGATCTAGTGCCCAATGTGTATGAGGCACCGCGCAACGTACTCGATCTGGTAGTAACTCAGCGAATTCGCAAAAACTGGGAGTTGCGCGCCGCCTACCAAGACATATTTAACCAGCGTGTGCGCCTGGTGCAGGACGTAAATCGTAATGCCCGTATCGACAGCAACGACTTGGACGTGCGCGTGTTCCGTCGTGGTTCCTACGGTACCCTGGGGCTGACCTACAGCTTCTAA